A window of Rhinolophus ferrumequinum isolate MPI-CBG mRhiFer1 chromosome X, mRhiFer1_v1.p, whole genome shotgun sequence contains these coding sequences:
- the LOC117024548 gene encoding signal recognition particle 9 kDa protein: MPQYQTWEEFSRAAEKLYLADPMKARVVLKYRHADGSLCMKVTDDLVCLVYRTDQAQDVKKIEKFHSQLMRLMVAKESRSVAMETD; the protein is encoded by the coding sequence ATGCCGCAGTACCAGACCTGGGAGGAGTTCAGTCGCGCGGCCGAGAAACTCTACCTCGCCGACCCTATGAAGGCACGTGTGGTTCTCAAATATAGACATGCTGATGGGAGTTTGTGTATGAAAGTAACAGATGATTTAGTTTGTTTGGTGTATAGAACAGACCAAGCTCAAGATGTAAAGAAGATTGAGAAATTCCACAGTCAACTAATGCGACTTATGGTAGCCAAGGAATCCCGCAgtgttgccatggaaacagaCTGA
- the CDX4 gene encoding homeobox protein CDX-4 yields the protein MYRSCLLEKEAGMYPGALRSPAGGGTAGTGSSGGGGSALPASNFTAAPAYTHCMGYPHVPSIDLHRSSLAAWGSPYSPPREDWSAYPGPSSTMGTMPMNDVTSSPAAFGSQEYSNLGAAGGGSSAGTLPAPAGGSLFPFDAGPANACSPNRSRHSPYAWMRKSVQVPGKTRTKEKYRVVYTDHQRLELEKEFHCNRYITIRRKSELAVNLGLSERQVKIWFQNRRAKERKMIKKKISLFENSGGSVQSDSGSISPGELPNTFFTTPSAVRGFQANEIQQVIVSE from the exons ATGTACAGAAGCtgccttttagaaaaagaagcGGGCATGTACCCGGGCGCTCTCAGGAGTCCCGCGGGGGGCGGCACCGCCGGGACTGGCAGCAGCGGGGGCGGTGGGAGTGCGCTGCCAGCCTCCAACTTCACAGCGGCCCCGGCTTACACGCACTGCATGGGGTATCCCCATGTGCCCAGCATAGATCTCCACCGGTCGTCCTTGGCGGCCTGGGGCTCACCCTATAGCCCCCCTCGGGAAGACTGGAGCGCGTACCCCGGGCCGTCCAGTACTATGGGCACAATGCCCATGAACGACGTGACCTCGAGCCCCGCCGCTTTCGGCTCGCAGGAGTACAGCAACCTGGGAGCCGCGGGCGGTGGAAGCAGCGCTGGCACCCTGCCAGCTCCAGCTGGCGGGTCGCTGTTCCCCTTCGACGCCGGCCCCGCCAACGCCTGTTCTCCCAACAGGAGCCGCCACAGCCCCTATGCTTGGATGCGCAAGAGCGTGCAGGTGCCTG GGAAGACCAGGACAAAAGAGAAGTATCGCGTGGTTTACACAGATCATCAAAGGTTGGAGCTGGAAAAGGAATTCCACTGCAATAGATACATTACCATTCGGAGAAAATCAGAGCTGGCAGTCAACCTGGGCCTTTCTGAAAGACAG GTGAAAATCTGGTTTCAGAATCGCAGAGccaaagagagaaagatgatCAAAAAGAAAATCTCCCTGTTTGAGAACAGTGGAGGCTCGGTGCAAAGTGACTCTGGCTCCATCAGCCCTGGGGAACTACCTAACACTTTTTTCACCACCCCATCTGCTGTCCGTGGATTTCAGGCTAATGAGATACAGCAGGTCATAGtgtctgaatga